The Chitinophaga caeni genome segment TATCGGCTGCCCATTGTTATTGTTGACCCTTACTTTATTTACGGCAACTAAAAAGCGCTCAAATTCTATAGGCTTCAGCAGGTAATCAGTCACATTCTGGTCAAAGCCTTCCACGGCATATTGATGATAAGCAGTGGTAATAATAATTTCCGGTCTATTTGTAAGCGTCTTTAAAAAGGACATTCCTTTTAGTTTTGGCAAATGGATATCCAAGAATATTAATTGCACTTCATTTGTACGTAACCATCCTGTTGCGAGTATAGCATCCTTAAAGCTGCCCTCTAATTGTAAAAAAGGCACCTGTGCAATATAGTCGGCTAATACCTTAACCGCGAGAGGTTCGTCTTCTATAATTATGCATTTTATTTTAGACATTACTTGCCAAATTAATTCTCAATGTTGACGCAAAAACCGACTTATCCTGTCCCACGGATAAGTCATAATCATTATAAAGCAGCGCCAGTTGCTTTCGCAGATTAGAAAGTCCTATATTCTCCTTTAATTCTTGTACCGGTGTAGTATCTTCTACCGAATTTTTCACAGTAAACAACAATTGCATTTGCTTTACATTGAGATTAATATCTACAAAGGGGTCGTTTCTTGTTTCGGAAGCTCCATGTTTAAAGGCATTTTCCACTAATGGAATTAGTAGTAAAGGCGGCAAAGGTTGTTTTGAGTTTTCTATATCGGTATTCAAGGTAACCAGCAAGGAATCATCATAACGGAGTTTTTCTAGCGCTATATAGTCAGTAATTATTTTCAGCTCATCGCCTATTGCGATTGAAACGCCACCGGCTTCGTACAGCATGAAACGCAATATCTTCGATAACCGTAAAATTGACTCCGGGGCAAGCTCGCTTTTATCCCTTGCTAATGAATAAATATTATTTAGCGTATTAAATAGGAAATGCGGATTCGTTTGCGATTTTAAATAGTTAAGCTCCGCTTCCTTCTTTTCTATTCTCAATTTATGGTATTTCTCCCTAAGCTGAATATTATTGTAAACATTCCGCACTATAGCGAAAAAAATGATGGTTGCAATACTAAATTGAGCATGGATGACCACTCCTTTTAAAAATGATAGATTGGGTGTATAATCTATATAAACGCCCAATTGTATCCATAGCTGCCGCCAACCATACAGTCCAAATGTATAAAATAGGATAATGACGAATAGGAAAAAAAATGGCCGTTGGTTATTTTTACACGGCCACCTGAACAAGGGCAATATCTGTTCAAATAACATGTAGTGAAGCGCGGTAAGGTAGCTAACTAGAAAAATGCTATTGATAACCCTACGTACTATGGTTTCCCTATATTCAAAAAATTCACCGAAAGAATACAACAATATAAAGCCTAAACCCGTGTACAGGTAAAACTTAATTAGTTTGTTATGTGCTTCCCTACTCATTCCCGGATTTGTTTATAAAAATACCCAAAACTTGATTATTAGCTTATAAAATCAATGAAAGTGGCTTTAACGTCAACGAACTACCGGATTGTAACAAGCAACCTCCCCGGAAATACCAAGAACCCGCTTCACATTTTACATCCCAGCCCAAATCTTGTCTTCTGTTTACAAGAAAGCGCTTTTCATTGACAAAACTTTTTTCGAATGACTATTTATTTAAACTTGCATCTAATTTACTATTTGTTGATGCAATTATTTCAAATAAGTATTAAAAAACACAAATATGTTAAGCGCTATTTGTATACCGTTATCGGCCCTGATAAGATAGTTAATAACAAATCGAATTTCAATGAAAAATCCCGGGATACCTTTTTATGAAAGAAAATATGAATGCATATAAAAAAAGGGCAAGGGTTGCAGGTTTTATCTATTTGGTCGTGATAATTACAGGAATGTTTAGCCTAGCTTACGTGCCCCGAAAACTTATTGATTGGAATAATAGCAGCTTAACATTCCATAATATAAATGCCGATGCTTCCCTATTTAGATTCGGTATTTACAGCAGCGTAGTATGCTACGTGGCATTTACATTTTTGTCGCTGGCTTTATACCGGTTGTTAAGAACCGTTAATGAATCACGGGCAAAAGTAATGGTGATATTAGCATTACTAAGCGTGCCTTTGTCATTTGCCAATTTGCAATATAAATATGCCGCGCTAACACTCATAGGGAAAGCATCTTTCCTGGAAAATGTTTCTATGAAAGATTTAGAGAATCAACTGATGCTTAGCCTTCATCAATATAACGATGGACTGCTACTTGCATCCGTATTTTGGGGCCTTTGGCTTTTCCCGCTCGGATGGCTTGTTTACAGGTCGGGATTTATGCCGAGATTTTTAGGCGCTTTATTGATGTTGGGTTGCGCCGGCTATTTGATAAATTTCTCCGGCAATACGTTATTTGATGATTATTCCAAAATCGGGATAGGAAAATATATGCGGATACTTCCTGCAATTGCAGAGTTCGGCACCTGCATTTGGCTGCTATTTTTTGGTTTAACAACAAGGAAAAATGGACAATAAAAAACCGGGATCCAAAGATTTTCAAATCAATGTCAAACTGGTACTTTCAGCGCTTTGGTGTTCGGTCATGTTTCTATACATCTATGGCGACTATTTTGAATTATACGTTCCTGGGAAAGTGGATGGCCTGCTGAACGGGCAAAATATGTTGAATACCCCTTATAAATTACTTTTTGCAACAATTACTTTGACAGTTCCTTCACTTATGATTTCCCTTTCACTGATGATGCAAGCAAAATGGAATAGGCGCTTGAATATTTCTATGGGTGCCTTCCTGACCTTGTTTACTTTGCTCATAGGATTTTTCTCCTTTAGTGAATGGAGAATATTTTATGTGATGTTGTCCTTTATAGAAAGCATTATTACAACAATTATAGTTTGGAAAGCTTGGCAATGGACGGAAAACTAGTCCCGTAGGTTGAGAAACCTGTTACTACATACCGTGAAACAGGGCATGAATAATAAGATAATTATCCTTTTACATGACATATCTAAAATTTAAAAAATGAAACAATTCAAAACAGCTCTTTTCGTCGGATGCATCATGCTTCTTGCGGCATCTTGCAAAAAATCAGGTTCAGATCCCCAGGATGGATATCCCAAACAAGTTAGTATCACCTACAGGGTTAGCAGCACGGCAGCGGGCAACCTCGTATCCATAACCTATGATAACGAAACGGGCGGTCAAAGCACTGTTGATAACCCTTCATTACCATTCACGAAAACCATCACTAAAACGGTCGACAAGTATAACATTGTTACTTTTGGTTATTTTGTCAATCCAGCTCAAAACGTGAAATTGGAAATATTGGTCAATGATAAGGTCGTAAAATCCCAGTCATATACCTCTGTGAACGCTGCTATGTCATATACTTTTCAATAGCAAAAGAAATGGGGATTTAGCATCAAAACGAATAGTGTAATTTCATTTGGATAAGATCAGATGAAGAATTTGCACTT includes the following:
- a CDS encoding DUF6326 family protein; translated protein: MDNKKPGSKDFQINVKLVLSALWCSVMFLYIYGDYFELYVPGKVDGLLNGQNMLNTPYKLLFATITLTVPSLMISLSLMMQAKWNRRLNISMGAFLTLFTLLIGFFSFSEWRIFYVMLSFIESIITTIIVWKAWQWTEN
- a CDS encoding MmpS family transport accessory protein, which translates into the protein MKQFKTALFVGCIMLLAASCKKSGSDPQDGYPKQVSITYRVSSTAAGNLVSITYDNETGGQSTVDNPSLPFTKTITKTVDKYNIVTFGYFVNPAQNVKLEILVNDKVVKSQSYTSVNAAMSYTFQ
- a CDS encoding sensor histidine kinase, which translates into the protein MSREAHNKLIKFYLYTGLGFILLYSFGEFFEYRETIVRRVINSIFLVSYLTALHYMLFEQILPLFRWPCKNNQRPFFFLFVIILFYTFGLYGWRQLWIQLGVYIDYTPNLSFLKGVVIHAQFSIATIIFFAIVRNVYNNIQLREKYHKLRIEKKEAELNYLKSQTNPHFLFNTLNNIYSLARDKSELAPESILRLSKILRFMLYEAGGVSIAIGDELKIITDYIALEKLRYDDSLLVTLNTDIENSKQPLPPLLLIPLVENAFKHGASETRNDPFVDINLNVKQMQLLFTVKNSVEDTTPVQELKENIGLSNLRKQLALLYNDYDLSVGQDKSVFASTLRINLASNV
- a CDS encoding LytR/AlgR family response regulator transcription factor, producing MSKIKCIIIEDEPLAVKVLADYIAQVPFLQLEGSFKDAILATGWLRTNEVQLIFLDIHLPKLKGMSFLKTLTNRPEIIITTAYHQYAVEGFDQNVTDYLLKPIEFERFLVAVNKVRVNNNNGQPIHGATEFKDYLFLTVQKKKVKIFFSEILYVESQREYIKIVTTKKPFISRMSTHEIEDLLPAHIFKRIHRSFIISIDKLESYTAESVEINGVSIPIGRAYRDVVENL
- a CDS encoding DUF4386 domain-containing protein, with the translated sequence MKENMNAYKKRARVAGFIYLVVIITGMFSLAYVPRKLIDWNNSSLTFHNINADASLFRFGIYSSVVCYVAFTFLSLALYRLLRTVNESRAKVMVILALLSVPLSFANLQYKYAALTLIGKASFLENVSMKDLENQLMLSLHQYNDGLLLASVFWGLWLFPLGWLVYRSGFMPRFLGALLMLGCAGYLINFSGNTLFDDYSKIGIGKYMRILPAIAEFGTCIWLLFFGLTTRKNGQ